The genomic segment AGAACTTCAACTTGTATGCATATATAAATCATCTCTGAAAGTGGGATGTTTACAGATATCGCCGATGATCATATCGCATTGACACTCTTAAGAAGTCAGCAAAGTAGTCGGGGAGAAGCAAGATGCCcaaatataataactatgATTAGTTTATTGTGTGAGTTTCATTATCCTCAGCTCCTGGCAATTATTGTTTGCATTGGCTGGCCACCAAGATGAAATTGTATGGGAAATTTACTGGCGCTAGCACGATATGGGCCTGGCGACGATTAGAGTTCTGGGCGCTATACTAGTGGCATCCACCAAATACAccactatcgatccatgcgcTTTCCCAATATTCTTTCTGCTTAGCCATGCAATTTTTGCCGCCTTAGCTTCGTTCTCGCAGAACATCTCCGCTGCTCCGTCCCGGACCTCATCGTCATTATCCAGAACCGCCGAGCTGATGACCATATCAGCCTTGATTGGATCGAGTTGGTGGCGCAGCACCTCGGTGCCTTTCACCATCCTTCCTTTCCCAACCTCTGTGTTGTTTATTCACATTCATGCAAGCTGCTCTCGAAGCGGTGCGTGTTCTTGGGTGCCAGGTGTGCCTGGTATCATCAAATGATGTCACCCTGGGCTTTCCAACCGCCCGATAATGAACTCTTGTTCAGGTATTTCCTGGTCGAACTCCACGCGAGGTAAATTGACCGGAATTCCGTCGAAGTGAGTTTTCTTCGTGATTACTGTGGTAACGGGAACATATCTGTCCTTATTCACCCAGGTCCCTACCCCGGAACATTTGTACGCCATTCGCTGAAGCTGCAGCTTTCCGTCGAGAATCCATTGAAGCCTCCGGAACTGGTGCTCTGTGACCCAATTGTTATAAATACAATTGGTGACGGGCTCAAGAATGATGCTTATGATAATGACCATGCCTCCTACAACGAGAACCATAACGAGGGCAAGAACGCTAAAGGTCTTGTACCCTCCTGGGTTTGGTACTTTCATTGATCGGCAGAGATTCTGGGATTCAGACCTCTGCGGAACCTTCAGGGCAAAATTTTCCGTTAAGGGAGAAGTCGGACCGGTTGGATACTCAACAATGGCATACTGGAGTTCTATCAAACTGATCGCAAACCAGTTTTTGACTTCAGTATCCCATTGGTTGCTAGGAAGAAAACTTTGTATGGACTGAGCAACCTTTTCGCCTGCACGAAGCGCGCCTGCCCTTCTTCCCCCAAGTGAGGAACTGATACCTTCAGCACCATTTAGGGCCAGTATCAGTCTGGTTGTGGCAATCTGAGTGGGATTCAGCTTAATGGTGGAAATGTTGTCTCGTAATAGGACGGCTGCAGTTAACGGGGAGCATATAGGCGTTTGTCTCTTTGGATTACACACTTGATATTGATCAGTACAAGCCATGATGTTTACCAAATCTGTTACCAGTTAGCTCTAGCACTCTACCATTCGATAAGACTTACTGTCGGGTTGGCAGAATCTTTTTGAGATATGATTTGCATGAAATCCAAAAAATGGGTCGTCAATAGGGGTCATGGAGAACACAAAATTTGGAAGTAGCCACACGAGGGTGAGATTTTCATCTGGCAGGTAGGATTCCTGCGAGGGAAACCAACTTGAGGCCTTAATATCTCCACCATAATGACTCATCGAGCTGCCAATGAAGATGTTAGCAATATAGGAAAATACGAGTGACTGAAATTACCTCAACCCATATCTAATATCTAAGACGGCTAGGCACGAGTCATATTTAAAGGTAAATGGTGTTTAAGGAGCTGTGCTATTGCCAAGATAATATTGATACACGGGGTAGGCGGTATAGTTAGTGTAAGTCTCCTTTGTAAAATTTCGGACCACCTTAGAATCGACGACGGCGCATTTGGTTACCTTGCGGTAATAAATTCGGTTTTCCAGGGGCGCGTTAATACCCAGCTCGTAGTGAGAGTCGATGTATCCGCTGTCAAGTTCAAGCGTAGCCGAGCAGAAGCCATTCCCGAGAGCGCGGTACGCGTTTGCATCTTCGGTCCATGTAATTGTTTTTGAACAAACGAGTTACATTGTGCCGAGCTATCATTACTCTCATAACAACCTCGTGCGTGTGTGTCCGCAATGATGGTTTTGCTAAGTGATTTGCTTGAAAGGCCGGTTTCAGACGTGTTGTCAAATACTATCCCACAAGTTCCTGGCGCAATCAAAATGTGGCTTCCGGCAGATCTGGTAATGGCACATGAAAAGGGTCCAACCGTAGACCAAACGCAGAAGTTGGTAAGAGCAAGCAAAGCCCACGCCCGTGACCGAAGTATAGTCACCGAGAAGTCTCTTGGCCCCGTTTGTCGACGCCGCCATGGGAATGGAAGCGCCAGCAATTCTCGAGTAGCACCGATTGATGTGCCGGCATTGCGAAAGGTTGCCTGGTGCTGAAAGTGCAGTATATCAGTAATCTTGTCTGTTGCGTTCATCCAGTGAATATCAAGGGTCAGAATGCTCCAGAACTGGCTTccaacaaggacaaggaatATAGATAGGGCAGCTACCAAGATTAAGCCATTTCGAGCAGTCAGGGTTATAGTTGCACCAGTGATTCGCCCATTGGAATAATCGACCCACATGCCAGTATACACGTTGACGTACATGGTGAGGAATATCGGAAAAGTTGGCTTAGAAGTTATGCCTGCTACTTAGGCGACATCCAGTGACGGTGTTAAGGTGGTGCTGTTAAGGATTTTCATTCTTTTCAATATCCCTCGACTACCAGAAATATAACTGAAGTATTCTATTTGCTAATAATAGAATCGGGCTCTGGGGGTGGCTATGGCGGGCACATGGTGACCTTCGCCCAGATGTGCAGCCCCCATTTGCACTTGGCTAACTAGCTACACCAATATTCTCAGCAGAACAGTAAGACATTCTTCAAAGCCATAAAGAACATACATGATTTTAAGCTGTAAATTATAGTGTAAATAAGGTGGCCTCACACATAAGTAGGACCTAAGTCGCAAATGCTGATACCTTTATATCACATCGGTCAGGACCTTTAGGATATGCCGAGGAAGATAAAAAAGACCATCAACGAGTGCAACTGCAAGATAACACATATTGAGGAGGAATTGGGTCTATTAAAGGCATAATAAGCTGTAAAGGAACCAATAGGCCACGCGCTGGCTCGATTTGACCCTAAACTGGTGTTTCCCAACATTAAAGAGATCGCGGCTACAAGAGATCAGGTTGTGAAGAACATGCAAAAGCTAATGAACGCGCAGCTCCTAAATCATATTaaaaaaagcaaaaaggTCATGTAATAGATAAAGAGCAGTTTTTCTCCAAGTTCACCAAAGtaaattaaatttaaagCTATTTTCATAGTGCAACAATTAAATGTTGCCGACCATGCATTTCGGATATGATACTACGATGGGTGTGCGGACTCGGGGGTGTACCATGTGATGGTTAATTACGTTAGAGAGTGACAGCATTGAGAATTAAAAAAGTATCGGTGGCGGCGTATAAAATCCTCTCCCGCTCTTTATTTCATGACGTGAGACTGGCATGATCTCGATCTGACCGACGTCCCCATCACCTTTCCCTCTCCTTCCCATTTCGCCGATCGCTCGCTCCTCATGCCCAAGCCCGCATATCGGATTCCACCTTAATAGAAGACTCAAACCACGGCCTGCGGACCTTCGCCCAGCCCGTTAATATCGATTCCATACATGTTGCAGAAGAGGAAAAAAGGGACTGTGCGCAGACGGGATGGAGCGGAGGAGGCAGAGTGGGAGACTAACAAAGCAAGCTGCTCTTCGTGGCTTACCTGATGCCCCTCCGCGGAACCTAGAAGAAACCAGAGCACCCTTTAACCCCCGAGATGGATGGAATACATCACTTGGCGGAGATCATCCGAAGGGTGAAAGGCACAAGGCTTGGGCTGAGCAAGTCGAACGGCAGTAGGGTGTCATCAGCTCGTGTTGAATGTGACGGTCCAACTTGATAGCTAGAAGAAAGCGGCCTTTcaatatattatatttaactatataaggACCTCGATGTCCCGCCTAGAAATCGAACCAATTATTCATCACCACTCAAGCATATAAGAAGCCTACAACACACTCTCACTCAATCTTTCTTTCCCAACTCTTCTTTAACGAAATCCaccaaccatcatcatgaagctcGCCGCTACAATCATTGCTGTAATGGCCACCTTCGCTGCTGCCCAGGCTGCTTCCGACGGCAACCTGGTTGGCTGCCAACCCGGAACCTACCGGTGCGCTGGCACCACCGGCTGGGAGGTGTGCAACACCCGTGCCGTGTTTGTTGTAAGTCATCCATTCAACACCCAACAAACTTTACACATCAAACTACCCCAAAAAGAGATATCTAACAAAACAACTCTACACAGAACGGTGGAACTTGCCCTCCCGATACCGTTTGCAAGTTCTTTAAACCTAGCAAGAGCCCCTACTGCGTCCCCCCCAAATTCGAATTCCCCAAGATGTAAAGTCATTCACTGGTCGTCTTATAAACGAGGGGGCTGCGAACTTTCATTCTTTCTCTCCAGCTTCCACTCTCACGGAGCCCTTTCTTCCAGGCAAGGATCCTTTTCTGCTTCTTTACCACTCGTTCACTCTAAGTTTTAATCCTCACTTTTGATAGTCATGCGGTAGATGCATTATGGAGCAGTTGATACGACGGAGCCAGGGAGAGGTTTTACGGGTACATAAGTTTTTTAATCATGTTTGCATGAGTTACGGTCCTTATTTACATTGTTTTACCATTTTATGAATCCCAAGGCTTTAGGGATGCCACAATACTGAGATAGGTAGCATGAACAGACGTTGCAATCTACCGCTAATACCCCAGCAATCTTGGTCTCACATGGCAATGAGAATAGTGAAACTAACAGTAAGCTAACATATTCATTCTGATCGGCACTTGATTAAAAAAGCCCACCTAAAGGTGGCTGTGTTCGACCAATAACACCGGATAGCTTGACAGACATTTGAGGGAAGCCGTCACCACATGTAAGCAAGAACACGGCTAAAAGAAGACGGTATGAAAGAGGCAGTAGAAGCCTATGTTTTGAACTCATCTCTCCAGGAGTACGTTCATACCAGGGCCTAATCTACAAAACGCCAACAATGACCCAGAGATGTGCGGTATGCCTAGTGATTAATCATCTAACATTCGCGCTTCCAGATCATGCTAACCCACTCAGACATCAGAGAGGTCAAAGGTCCCTCTCTGTATTGCTCAACATCAGCGCCGCTGGAGGTGAAGCCAGCAAAGCTGAGAGTTAGAATGAACCATGGTTGTGTGAAATCAAATAACACAAAGAGTCAGTGTCCAGATCACCCATCTCATGAAAGGCAATCTTGCCTTGAGCACAGTTGGGCTGATCACTCGGCAGTTTCCGTCTTCACCGAGATGGTCCTTGGTAGTATAGCCAGCTGTGAGAACAGACTTTTTCTCAATAGTCCGAGGCTCAAGGCAAGATTGTTCGGTCTCTTCGGTGTCCTCGACAGCAACGGCTGGTTTAGGGAACAGTTGCTGAGGAAGATTCAAGAAACAGATGTCAAGATCATGCTCCTCAAAAATGATGCCACCACTGTTCAGGATATCGATGACCTTGGCAGCGGCCTTATACAGTGCATCTTCGATTATCGGAACCCACTCAGAAAGCGATTAATGGTATAAATACTGCCACGACTAAAAGGACCCTTGAAGATATCAAATCAGATGCCACCAGTGTTTGTAATGGCAAGTCTAGGTGTATCCTCTCTGCCTTTAACGTATGATGATTTCCCGGGAAACCCTATCAGTCACGGCACGTAGGTTTAGGCATATGGAATTTGTATGGTCTACATACattaccttttttttttttgcgCAATGTTGACGTCGTATTCATGCTATAAAAGTGAATGACCCTGCCGTGCCCCCGAAGTGGTGAGGGTTTATAGAGGTAGGACGTCACTAAGATGCAATATGAAGCAGCTCACGTAAGATTTAAAAGCCATCCATTTATGTGAAGAAGTAACTTGACATTCACTATTGGCTAAGGTTTCGTATTCATGCTGCATATATAAACGATGTTACGGTGGCTTAAAGATGGTTTAGGGAGCTAACAAATACGAATCACACTAGAATGGCTGCAAGCCCATTATATAATCATATTTCTCCTGACTCACATTTATACTCCCCTAAGGCGGTTTTGCATATTGGTTCAGATGCAGATGTTCTTAGTTACTATGAGAAGAGCTTACTCGCGTAACTTCCTGAGAAAAGACATAAGAGCATTATAGACTGGTTTTAGCATGATGTAACTATAAGAACGACATAAGGGAGGCGTAGAAAATATGTTTGATGTTTGCTAAAACAAGCACTTTTTAGGTGGTTTTTTGCATTACTGAAACTTGAAAAGCCCCCTTCAACCTCTGCACACCACAGCTTTACAGATTAAATAGGGCCGACCAAATTACCTTCTCCAGTATTAATGCCCAAAACTCGCCGCGTTTCGGCTTCCGGACCAATCACAGACTTTAGATTTCTACCCTGTTTAGGTGcttatatagtaatattgAGGCTTGGGATGACCGGTTGTTCGGAGAAAAaaggttttctctttttgAATACATTTCCCGAGCGCGACCCGGAGAATGCGGCGACCCGGCCAAGGTAGTGCtctatagtaatttatatGGCAAGGTACAAAAGGCAGGGTTACTGATATAACAGGCGATAACCCGTCCAGGAGGCTGCTGACTAATGTTTAGGGTGGCGACCCAGTCAATATTTAGATTAATTATACAACAATTGATTTTGGACTGTAGGACTAGGGGAGGTACGATGAGCccttgtgcttgtgctgCTGATAATGAAATTATTAAGAATGCAGTCACTAAATGACCGATAATATAGCAAGGCATTATAcccagccagccagccagccagtGTAACTTAGCTTCATTCAGTCTCCAAGCTTCACGTCATCACCAAGAGTGAGTCCCTTCTAGAAGTCAAGGTTCGGCGTCAGTCGAAACGATGATGAGCGCTAACTGTTGTTTAATGCCGAAAGCGCCGATTGCTCGGATGGTCGACTTGGGTAGGACGACGACGGGTTGGGAGACGGTGCCGATGGCAATCAGGGCGATGAGACTGATTGGAGTGACGGGTGCTGGGGGTGAAGCGATGAGTCGCTTATCTTGGGGTATGTTAGCGACGGCTGAAGCGACGCGTGTGCAAGGGCTGTTATATCTTTAAAACGGTCGATGGTGTCCCTTAATTGGCGGTCTAAGATAGGCACCGCTGTGGTGGGGATTAAGAGCCTCGATAAACTTGTCCTATAGCCTGAGGTGAATGATGAGTTTAGAAACGACGGCAATGAGGCTTACCTGTTCGCCAGCCGCGTCATAATCTCCTTGATAATAACATTTTTAATCACCTTAAGCAATTCTTCATGAACTTGTCCCTCCAGGATAAAATTAACAACCCCCTCAACCCTAtctatatctttatataattctaaGAATAAgcagttatatatatttagtaaaCTCCTTATTCTTCGAATTAAGCGCCGCAAAACGATGTTTTAGCGCGTCGTATTGCTCTTTAGAGCTTATCTATGCCTTTGACTAGTTCCTTGTTTTGCTGTTTCAGCTTCTCGTTCTTAGTCTCCAAGGCTTCGACTCGGCTTTGCACTTCCTTGATAGCGTGGAGTTTGGCCCAGAGAAGGGTAATATCGTCGAATTGAGTTTTGGTATCTTGGCAAGGATGTTTTTTACGGGGAAGTTTAATTAAGGGAGGCAGAGGCGGTGGACGGGATGTGGTTTTATTGTATAATGGTGGTGCGGCTGTGTTGCCTAAGGGCTTAATAAGTTTACCTCTAATGCCGCTGTACAAACTGGTGATATAGTATTAGGTGCTATAGTATTTAAAGAGACCTCGGCTAGCTGtcttactaatatattatagcttaGGAGGCGTGttataagctttaatataaatagagAAGGCAGTGGCCTTAGCTAGATTATAGATAGTATTAAGGAATACTCTAGAGGATGTTCGACATAGAGATAATAGCTTAATAGCAGCAGTgtaaataataatagtagGAGgatactttaatataaagttaaGACTAAGAGTAATAGACTTAAATGCCTCCCCTATTACTATAAGAATAGTTAGGTTCTTAATAATCTTAAGAGAcataataaataaaatataagCTTATACTATGGcatttataataatatctaacCCCTTAAGCTTAATAGGTATACCTATCTTAAAAAAAGCAGCCTCCCTATTAAACCTTgtattaagtataatagcGCTTAATCTTAGATCTGGCTTTATTAAGAATTACATTATATTAACCTCCTGCCACCTTATAACAGCTTTCGTAGCATAATGTAAAGCGAGCGATAATTCATTCAGGCATGTTATGGACGACATTTCTAGGATTAGTACGTCCACCAGAGGGGACTTACCAGACCAAGCCCATATCCAAAAGGAGGAACAGCTTCGATAACCGGCAATCCGCAAAGCCTTCAGTGAACTGCGAGAACCCGGCAGATCCCTTCTATAGTCCCTGGTTATTCTAGTAAAGGAGGCTTGATGCGCTTATTTAATAGGTGTAAGTTCgaactttataatattttatagCACGAGTTACTGCCTCGTTTTGAATATATGTGCTTTTTTAAAGAATGAGTTAATAGGAGGAGGAATAAGGGAGGATTAAAGAGGGAAGGAGGATATTATAAGGTTAGAGGAAGATATCATAAAGAGTTAAAGGACTAACGTCGTGTTAGGTGCGGAGATGGAAGGGGAGGGAATTAAGATGGCTGGTGCTGAGAGACGCAATTTCGAAGGAAGAATTATTTATCCATATACCAGGTATAACTTCGAGAGTAGGTAGCCCTGGGGTATCAGAAATGCTGGCTGCTATTCACGCGAATTCTTTTGTCACCTATTTGCATTAATTAGTTGTTGCTTTGCGACATGTGTTATATCAATAACAATAAGATAAAGCTGAAAACCCAGAGTATGTGCTAGCACCTAACTGATATTTCTACAAACAGGTAGTATAAGTTTTAGAGTTTATGCGTTTTAAAAATACAAGAATTGCCAGACATATGAACAGGGTATAATTACTCATTTGCCGGGTGTATATAATGGGTCTGTTTGGAGTAGCGCTGTTAGGTAACACGAAGTACTATACCGATACACTCAACAGATAATAACGTCCCCCAGTGTCGATAATGGACTGGTATTCCAGCAAGGCATCTGGACTACTAGACTCTGTCTGATCTTCGCGCTCCTCGCTACTATGAGCGTCGACTATCTCCTCGTCGTAATAGACTGGTACGGTATCGATTATGCTTAGATtatcatcttcttgactaGAAGTTATAGGAAGTTCCCGAAAGGCATTGTATTAGGTCCGAATTCCCAGTGTCGGCCAGCAAATTGTTACCTAGTCTCGTCTGCACATCGTCTGCGTCTGCGGCAGAGTCGACTGTCTGAGACGACTCGGCCTGATGAATTGGGGTCTcaatatataattatttcGCTTTTTGCCGCTGCCGTCATCTATGGGTGCGTTGCGCTTGCAGGCGACGTCGACGCAGCGCAACGGGGTCATGTTCGTCCACGAATCGGAGATCCATTGTTGCTTTGTGTTGCTAGTGAAATTTGCTGATTTCACATAACACGTTGAGATTTTTGGGCCGTGAGAATGGGCTAACCTGATAAGGAAAATTTAATGCTTATACCAAAGGCTTTCTAGTCTAAGATAGGGAAATGTAACGCGCAACGGCCTTCTATTCATTCTCCGACCGCCCTTAAGGTCGTTCATTCCAACCCTCGTAATACAACAGAAACGCAGATTTGAGACTAAAAAATGTATTTTCAACGTATCCAGGCATAAAGGTACCCAATTAAGCTATACGAAACCAGAAGTTCGTGCTATTGTCTGGAATTTCTAAGTGCTGATTCCGTCAATGCGAGGTCCGCCATGCTCCTGATCGTATCAGGGTGCTTTTCCCCAAGCACCTCTCGTCAGAGATCTAAGACTTTGACCGAAATCTCTCATCACATCTTGTCTCGCTCAACCAGGCCTTTAACTCTTCAACTCCAATACAACGTCAACTTGCGTCGACTTGTGTTCGACCTACTCTCTATTATCAGCTTCCGCCAGTCCTAGAGGCAAGGAAAGTAAATCCCGTTATATGGAAGGTTGAAATGTTTTGTTTCCCTTTACGAATCATATAAACGACAAGTTGTAACCTGCTACTCAGACTGACAACACTTCCGTAAGATATCCGTTGTCTCAAATAAATCGCCTACTTTAACCAGACAAGTAACCACCTTCCAAACCTCCTAATATTCTCGACGCGTCTAGGACCATCGGCCATCTCACCGGCGGTGATCAATGCCAGCTGTCCTCGCCGGGGGACCGAGTCGGCCGTCATTGGCTGAGGCCTTTCAAGTCGGTTATCCGACACCCTTCTCCTCCACTTGCGGGGGTCCCAACCCCAGAATTTGATTTGATacatgattgatatcataGCCATCAGAAGGATCTGATAAGAATCTGTCAGCATTGCGTCAAAGAGGGACTGATGCTAACTGGGAAGGAGGCAACCCACGGCAATGTAGCACCCGAAGAAGTCTTTAATGTTTACAGGGCTGATAAAGGTCCTCCACCcgttgaagatgacgaagaggcTGCATGCGAGTACCGCATAGTATGCCCGGAGGCACTGGCCGTGTGACCTGTATGGATATCGCGGATTGCTGCGGTCGTAGAGCTGCCTGACTAATGGATTATAGATGTCGACCACTTCCATGGTCTGACCGGCTGCGGCACCTTCCAAACTAATATCGTATTTAGAAAGCGCGCTGCTTGGAAACTTTCAGTTGTACTCACCTCTTGTAGAACTCGATGAAACTAGCTGCCACGAGCCCATACGTAATCATCATGGAGACAACACAACACCGAACCATCCGACCTAGAATCTTCTGCGAATCCGGGTTACAAGCTAGGAATCCCATGAGTCCAAAGCACGCACTGAGAACCACGGCTGCATGGGGCACCCCATAGTTCGTCCGTTCGAGCCTCCGACGAAGAGCCTGTACGGGTCCCCAATTCGGCCAAACCTCATGGATGCTGGCCAGCGCATGCAGCGTCCGCGACGCGTTGTACAGTCCATTGGCCCCCGCCGTGGTGGCTGAAAAAATGATGAAGTCGTTGACGATGTACGGCCAGACCCTCAGTCGGTTAATTACTGGAGAGGCGACAAAGGCTGAGTTTTGGCCGAAGCCAAAGGAGATGACGGCGTTGTCCACGATGGTGGGATACGTGTAGGGGACGTTAAGACCGACGGTGAAGGTCGCGAGCGTGTAGAGGGTTATAATGCGGAGGCTGATTTTGCGGGTGCCAATCTTCACGGTTTCTTCCGTTCGAAGATCCTTGTTCTCAGCTGCCGTGATAGCAATGGTTTCAAAGCCGATCATGCCGAAGAGGCAGGTCGTCATAGCTTCCCAAACACCGAGGAGGCGGCCGGCATCTCCCTGGACTACATCCTTGTTGGGGAGGGTCATATTTCGGGCAGCGAAAGAGTAGGGCTCATTGTAGGTCCAGAAGGCTCCACGCTTGACAGGCTGTTGAATATGGATAATGACGTTGAAAAGGATaagggcgatgatgaagagcatcTTGATAGTGCCGAAGATGTACTCCAGTCGGCCAAACCACCGTACTGGGAGCATGTTGAGAGTCAAcatgatgagaaagaagcaaagaaCGTAGACGGCGGGCGACGCGCTGGGATAGAATTCAAGTGTGGGATCAGGGTATCCGGCAGCTTGGAGGAGCTTTTGAGGATATCGGAACTGGAAAATGTGAGTTATAGCCACAAGCTCGGCGGCTACAAGCACAATCCAGGAAAACCTGTCATTGGCGTCAGTGTTTGAGGGTTACTTCACCAATGCCTAAGGTGACTTGTATGAATTTATCAACTTACCATGTCATCCACCCCGCAGTATATCCCAGAGACTCGTCCAGAAATCGACGAGGAAATTCGATGATGGGGCCTTTGACGGGAAACAGGGCCGTCATCTCGCCAAGGCATGCAGCACATGACCACAGAACGGTCCCGGTGACAATGTACGCGATGGCACCAAGGCCTGGTCCGGCGAGGTATATGACCCTGCCGGCCTGTAGGAAGAGCCCGATGCCGACACACTGCGAGAAGGCCATCATGTTTACATGCCGCTCCGTCAGTTCGGCGCTGAGTTGAAAGTATCAGACTTGGAGACAACGGGGGTTAGTAGATGTCAGGAGACCAACCTCAACTGATTCCCTGGCTGGATGGCAGCATGTCCACCATCCTCGAGTGAGTAGGGTTGACTATAGGGTCCTAATCGCTCAGGAGTTCGTAGTAAGGTGATGCTGTGTCCACCATGACTCTGGCTCACATTGTCTTGTTCGGGAGACGCGGGATGAATCGATGGCGGATAGGTGGATGGAGGATAAGATGGAGTGCCCGGTGATACCAAACTGGACATGGCAATCCCGACGGGCCTTCTTGAGATGATGTTTTGGGAAGGAAATTCCTTGACACTACCGACTTGGTCCATTTTTGTTTGGTTGTGCAAAGCAAACATACAAAATAAAAAGCTAAAAGAAGGACTGCAAAATGCTGCTAGTCAACTTCGAGTCGAGATGGGCCGGCATGGAAGAGAGCAGTACCCAGACACCAGTCGGTGAGCTCCTGGGTGATGTCCTTGGGATCCTGTTCTTATTATCCGGCGCCGGCACATGGGGGCTTTGAACGCCCGCCCCAGTATTTCCAGCCAGGGGACTAAGTTTGGATTGCTATGCATCCAGACCAGGCTCAACTGGTTGCTCAGCCCACAGTGACTAGCGGCACCTAAGGCTGCGCAGCGAGCGGCGTGCACACCAGCGGGCCAGTTATGTGATGGAAGTCTCAGCCTGTTAAAAATAGCCCAAGCCATTTCGGCCTTTGGCGTCGATGGCTTGGGGCTGCGCTTGAACAAGCAAAGGTTTCAACCCGCCCTACTCGACGAGAGAGGGTGGCTTAATAAGTGGTATAAGCGCTAATTTAGAGCCTTTTACAGCTGGTTGATCTATCAGATGTACATAACGTGGTAACTTTCCTGGCAGGGAAAGCAATGTATGACTACAAAACTTTTGGAATGGACATCTGTGCAGATTGCATATTACAGATTCGCTCTTTTGTCATCTCACCTCCAAATCAGAAACTACTAATTACGTAGTGCCGGAGAGCCCCCACCCGGCGGCAGAAGGTCAAGTCCCCTTTCCTGGCATTTGGGAACACTGTCAAATGGGTAGGTCCCCGTCCGTGGACCGCCGCTCTTGCATC from the Fusarium oxysporum f. sp. lycopersici 4287 supercont2.56 genomic scaffold, whole genome shotgun sequence genome contains:
- a CDS encoding uncharacterized protein (At least one base has a quality score < 10), with translation MDQVGSVKEFPSQNIISRRPVGIAMSSLVSPGTPSYPPSTYPPSIHPASPEQDNVSQSHGGHSITLLRTPERLGPYSQPYSLEDGGHAAIQPGNQLSAELTERHVNMMAFSQCVGIGLFLQAGRVIYLAGPGLGAIAYIVTGTVLWSCAACLGEMTALFPVKGPIIEFPRRFLDESLGYTAGWMTWFSWIVLVAAELVAITHIFQFRYPQKLLQAAGYPDPTLEFYPSASPAVYVLCFFLIMLTLNMLPVRWFGRLEYIFGTIKMLFIIALILFNVIIHIQQPVKRGAFWTYNEPYSFAARNMTLPNKDVVQGDAGRLLGVWEAMTTCLFGMIGFETIAITAAENKDLRTEETVKIGTRKISLRIITLYTLATFTVGLNVPYTYPTIVDNAVISFGFGQNSAFVASPVINRLRVWPYIVNDFIIFSATTAGANGLYNASRTLHALASIHEVWPNWGPVQALRRRLERTNYGVPHAAVVLSACFGLMGFLACNPDSQKILGRMVRCCVVSMMITYGLVAASFIEFYKSLEGAAAGQTMEVVDIYNPLVRQLYDRSNPRYPYRSHGQCLRAYYAVLACSLFVIFNGWRTFISPVNIKDFFGCYIAILLMAMISIMYQIKFWGWDPRKWRRRVSDNRLERPQPMTADSVPRRGQLALITAGEMADGPRRVENIRRFGRWLLVWLK